One genomic window of Neisseria sp. oral taxon 014 str. F0314 includes the following:
- the pyrF gene encoding orotidine-5'-phosphate decarboxylase → MNPLITDFQTPQQRTPVIVALDFANEKDTLGFVRNLDPTLCQIKIGKELFTATGRSLAESLIHQGFKLFLDLKYHDIPHTVAQACKVAADMGVWMVDMHASGGRRMMEAAAEAVAGYGTKPLLIGVTVLTSMEQSDLAEIGLNIAPEEQVIRLAKLAQSSGLDGVVCSAQEAAPLRRELGQDFVLVTPGIRLDVAGNNDDQRRIMTPAEALTAGSTYLVMGRPVTQAADPVAVLREVNRVANLEAN, encoded by the coding sequence ATGAATCCTTTAATCACCGACTTTCAAACTCCGCAACAACGCACCCCCGTCATCGTTGCCCTTGATTTTGCCAACGAAAAAGACACGCTCGGATTCGTCCGCAACCTTGATCCGACGTTGTGCCAAATCAAAATCGGCAAAGAGCTGTTTACCGCTACGGGGCGCAGTTTGGCGGAAAGCCTGATTCATCAGGGTTTCAAACTCTTTCTCGATTTGAAATACCACGACATTCCCCACACCGTCGCGCAAGCCTGTAAAGTCGCCGCCGACATGGGCGTGTGGATGGTCGATATGCACGCATCGGGCGGCCGCCGCATGATGGAAGCCGCCGCCGAAGCCGTTGCCGGATACGGCACGAAGCCGCTCTTAATCGGCGTAACCGTGTTGACCAGTATGGAACAAAGCGATTTGGCGGAAATCGGTTTGAACATCGCCCCTGAAGAACAAGTCATCCGCTTGGCGAAACTGGCGCAAAGTTCGGGCTTAGACGGCGTGGTCTGCTCCGCCCAAGAAGCCGCGCCGCTGCGCCGCGAATTAGGGCAGGATTTTGTCTTGGTAACGCCCGGCATCCGCTTGGACGTTGCCGGCAACAACGACGACCAACGCCGCATCATGACGCCCGCCGAAGCATTGACGGCAGGTTCGACTTATCTGGTGATGGGCCGCCCCGTTACCCAAGCCGCCGATCCGGTAGCCGTATTGCGCGAAGTGAACCGCGTGGCGAACCTTGAAGCAAACTGA
- the hldA gene encoding ADP-heptose synthase: MPTKFQQETLKSRFAQAKVLVVGDVMLDRYWFGDVSRISPEAPVPVAKIGRIDQRAGGAANVARNIASLGGKAGLLSVTGDDEAANALDALMAQDGVASYLMRDKQIATTVKLRVVARNQQLIRLDFEEHPNREVLEQIKQKYREVLPEYDAIIFSDYGKGGLSHISDMIDWAKHAGKTVLIDPKGDDYEKYAGATLITPNRAELKEVVGSWKNESELTEKAQNLRRHLDLTAVLLTRSEEGMTLFSEGEPIYQPTRAQEVYDVSGAGDTVIAGVGLGLAAGYTMPEAMHLANTAAGVVVAKLGTAVCSFAELNKALEEQ, translated from the coding sequence ATGCCCACCAAGTTCCAACAAGAAACCCTCAAATCCCGCTTCGCACAAGCCAAAGTCCTGGTTGTCGGCGACGTGATGCTCGACCGCTATTGGTTTGGCGACGTGTCCCGTATTTCGCCCGAAGCCCCCGTGCCGGTGGCGAAAATCGGACGTATCGACCAGCGGGCGGGCGGAGCGGCGAACGTCGCGCGCAACATCGCTTCGTTGGGCGGCAAAGCAGGGCTGTTGTCGGTAACCGGCGACGACGAAGCCGCCAACGCGCTCGATGCGCTGATGGCGCAAGACGGCGTCGCCTCCTATCTGATGCGCGACAAACAAATCGCCACCACCGTCAAACTGCGTGTCGTCGCCCGCAACCAGCAGCTTATCCGCCTTGATTTTGAGGAACATCCCAACCGCGAAGTGTTGGAGCAAATCAAGCAGAAATACCGCGAAGTATTGCCCGAATACGATGCAATCATTTTTTCAGACTACGGCAAAGGCGGCCTGTCGCACATCTCCGATATGATAGATTGGGCAAAACACGCAGGTAAAACCGTATTAATCGACCCCAAAGGCGACGATTACGAAAAATACGCCGGCGCCACGCTGATTACGCCCAACCGCGCTGAATTGAAAGAAGTGGTCGGCAGTTGGAAAAACGAAAGCGAGCTGACCGAAAAAGCGCAAAACCTGCGCCGCCACCTCGACCTGACCGCCGTTTTACTGACCCGAAGCGAAGAGGGCATGACCCTGTTCAGCGAAGGCGAACCCATTTACCAGCCCACCCGCGCCCAAGAAGTTTACGACGTATCCGGCGCAGGCGACACCGTCATTGCCGGAGTGGGCTTGGGGCTGGCGGCAGGCTACACCATGCCCGAAGCCATGCACCTCGCCAATACCGCCGCCGGCGTCGTCGTCGCCAAACTCGGCACAGCGGTTTGCTCGTTTGCAGAGTTGAACAAAGCATTGGAAGAACAGTAA
- the rfaD gene encoding ADP-glyceromanno-heptose 6-epimerase, producing MTIIVTGAAGFIGSNIVKALNQRGITDIVAVDNLTRGEKFKNLAECEIAHYLDKHEFIRQVRGHLLPYENIEAVFHQGACSDTMNYDGLYMMDNNYQYTLDLLDWCQDERIPFLYASSAAVYGKGEIFREERELEKPLNVYGYSKFLFDQVLRRRMKEGLTAQVVGFRYFNVYGQHEQHKGRMASVAFHHFNQYREHGYVNLFGANDGYGNGEQTRDFVSVEDVAKVNLYFFDHPNLSGIYNLGTGRSRQFNELAAATVNACRAAEGKEEMTLEELVREELIRYIPFPDALKGKYQSFTQADIGKLREAGYQEEFLDVKEGVGNYVKWMLENLI from the coding sequence ATGACCATCATCGTAACAGGCGCGGCCGGCTTTATCGGCAGCAACATCGTCAAAGCCCTCAACCAACGCGGCATTACCGACATCGTCGCCGTTGACAACCTGACCCGTGGCGAAAAATTCAAAAACCTTGCCGAGTGCGAAATCGCCCACTACCTCGACAAACACGAATTCATCCGCCAAGTGCGCGGCCATCTTCTGCCTTACGAAAACATCGAAGCCGTCTTCCACCAAGGCGCGTGTTCCGACACCATGAACTACGACGGCCTCTACATGATGGACAACAACTACCAGTACACGCTCGACCTCCTAGACTGGTGTCAGGACGAGCGCATCCCCTTCCTCTACGCCTCCAGCGCCGCCGTGTACGGCAAAGGCGAAATCTTCCGCGAAGAGCGCGAACTTGAAAAACCGCTCAACGTGTACGGCTACTCCAAATTCCTGTTCGACCAAGTATTGCGCCGCCGCATGAAAGAAGGCCTGACCGCCCAAGTCGTCGGCTTCCGCTACTTCAACGTTTACGGACAACACGAACAACACAAAGGCCGCATGGCATCCGTCGCCTTCCACCATTTCAACCAATACCGCGAACACGGTTACGTCAACCTGTTCGGAGCCAACGACGGCTACGGCAACGGCGAACAAACCCGCGACTTCGTCAGCGTCGAAGACGTCGCCAAAGTCAACCTCTACTTCTTCGATCACCCCAATCTCTCCGGCATCTACAACCTCGGCACCGGCCGCAGCCGTCAATTCAACGAACTTGCCGCCGCCACCGTCAACGCCTGCCGCGCCGCCGAAGGCAAGGAGGAAATGACGCTGGAAGAATTGGTCAGGGAGGAGCTGATCCGCTATATCCCGTTCCCCGATGCTCTTAAAGGCAAATACCAGAGCTTCACCCAGGCCGACATCGGCAAACTGCGCGAAGCAGGGTATCAGGAAGAATTTCTGGATGTAAAAGAGGGTGTGGGAAACTATGTGAAGTGGATGTTGGAGAATTTGATTTAG
- a CDS encoding LTA synthase family protein produces MMFQHYLPDTIRTRYAADTVHLFVKGLLFDIKAASVLTALPFLLGLFSLVKSKTAEAYGHIQVVLSVLLLLAVSAAAIGNWFYYGVYGRQFDVFIFGISEEDTAAVLKTIWSDFPVIWGLVGAVAAAVLFGKWFARIRTYPFSEPAPAGKAAWIAVVILPILALSAGIRGSFGKFPLRQTSMQISAAPQLNKLVPNALISLNWAFLEHRNSSNFTPVSDSDGIALINRLLNQKAGADLNRLYSLTNENSAVEQHKPNVVLAVMESMSTHLLTMNTPERDLLGELAEHWKQDWIYQRFVSEGDGTSDTLHRFFIRSPRLNLSQSAAKNKTFPGNMFKPYLDAGYRVVYITAGNGGWRDFDNFLRHLGVNDIIDENTLKSHYPEAESGTWGVPDEFMFRYAEKELAQAEKSGKSVFIMMMSVTNHPPYRLPAPHQAKNFRLTEQEKQRLTALASGKELNEIFNTFRYSNDQLGRFISKAKTIAPDTIIAATGDHNMRAIDYPEPNETALGHSVPFYLYIPPAYRTHAAYHPERAGSHKDILPTLYNLSLSKARYYQTGCNLTAPQPDSPWCGYGYNPEVLITEHGFYNLSNKEFRRWNNRGVQTAETMPSKPPAEDRPYIDRGSAYTSFLDWQINRIVTMQ; encoded by the coding sequence ATGATGTTTCAACATTATCTTCCCGATACCATCCGCACGCGATATGCTGCCGATACCGTTCATTTGTTTGTTAAAGGGTTGTTGTTCGACATCAAAGCCGCTTCCGTATTGACTGCACTACCGTTCCTGCTGGGGCTTTTCAGCCTCGTCAAATCCAAAACAGCGGAAGCATACGGGCATATTCAGGTTGTATTATCAGTATTACTCTTATTAGCCGTTTCCGCCGCAGCCATAGGCAACTGGTTTTACTACGGCGTTTACGGCCGCCAGTTTGACGTTTTCATTTTCGGTATTTCCGAAGAAGATACGGCAGCCGTATTAAAAACCATCTGGTCGGATTTTCCGGTAATTTGGGGACTTGTCGGAGCAGTTGCGGCGGCGGTCCTATTTGGGAAATGGTTTGCCCGAATCCGCACATACCCGTTTTCCGAACCGGCTCCCGCCGGCAAGGCGGCTTGGATTGCCGTCGTCATTCTGCCCATACTCGCCCTAAGCGCGGGTATCCGCGGCTCATTCGGCAAATTTCCCTTGCGGCAAACCTCCATGCAAATTTCCGCCGCCCCGCAACTGAACAAACTCGTTCCCAATGCCCTCATCTCTTTAAATTGGGCATTTTTGGAACACCGCAACAGCAGCAATTTCACACCTGTTTCCGATTCAGACGGCATCGCATTAATCAACCGCCTGCTCAACCAAAAAGCCGGTGCCGATTTAAACCGTCTATACAGTTTGACCAATGAAAATTCCGCGGTAGAACAACACAAACCCAATGTCGTGCTGGCGGTCATGGAAAGCATGAGCACACACCTTCTAACCATGAATACGCCCGAACGCGACCTGCTCGGCGAATTGGCCGAACATTGGAAACAAGACTGGATTTATCAACGCTTCGTCTCCGAAGGCGACGGCACCAGCGATACCCTGCACCGCTTCTTCATCCGCAGCCCGCGCCTCAACCTCAGCCAATCCGCCGCCAAAAACAAAACCTTTCCCGGCAACATGTTCAAACCCTATCTCGATGCCGGCTACCGCGTTGTCTATATCACCGCAGGCAACGGCGGCTGGCGCGATTTCGACAATTTCCTGCGGCATTTGGGCGTAAACGACATCATCGACGAAAACACCCTCAAATCACACTACCCCGAAGCAGAATCCGGCACATGGGGCGTGCCCGACGAATTCATGTTCCGTTATGCGGAAAAAGAACTGGCACAAGCGGAAAAAAGCGGCAAATCGGTGTTCATCATGATGATGTCCGTGACCAACCATCCGCCCTACCGTCTGCCCGCCCCCCACCAAGCCAAAAACTTCCGTCTGACCGAGCAAGAAAAGCAACGCCTTACCGCGCTCGCATCCGGCAAAGAATTAAACGAAATTTTCAATACCTTCCGATACAGCAACGACCAACTCGGCCGCTTTATCAGCAAAGCGAAAACCATCGCACCCGACACCATTATCGCCGCCACCGGCGACCATAATATGCGCGCCATCGACTATCCCGAACCCAACGAAACCGCACTCGGCCACAGCGTGCCATTCTACCTTTACATTCCGCCGGCCTACCGTACCCACGCGGCGTATCACCCCGAACGTGCCGGTTCGCACAAAGACATTTTGCCGACACTCTACAATCTGAGCCTGTCAAAAGCACGCTATTACCAAACCGGCTGCAATCTCACCGCCCCGCAACCCGACTCCCCGTGGTGCGGCTACGGTTATAATCCGGAGGTTCTGATTACCGAGCACGGTTTTTATAATCTGTCCAACAAAGAATTCCGTCGCTGGAACAACCGAGGTGTCCAAACCGCCGAAACCATGCCGAGCAAACCGCCTGCCGAAGACAGACCGTATATCGACCGCGGCAGCGCTTATACATCATTCCTTGATTGGCAGATTAATAGGATAGTAACAATGCAATAA
- the tkt gene encoding transketolase has translation MSQLANAIRFLSVDAVQKANSGHPGAPMGMAEMAEVLWTKFLRHNPANPKFYNRDRFILSNGHASMLLYSLLHLTGYNLSIEDLKNFRQLHSKTPGHPEYGYTDGVETTTGPLGQGIANAVGMALAEKILAAEFNKDGLNIVDHYTYVFMGDGCMMEGVSHEACSLAGTLGLGKLIVLYDDNNISIDGKVDGWFTENIPQRFESYGWHVVPNVNGHDTAAIQTAIEAARAETGKPSLICCKTLIGKGSANKEGSHKTHGAPLGADEIEATRKHLGWTYPAFEIPQEIYAAWDAKEKGAKLEAEWNELFAQYQAKYPAEAAEFVRRMDKKLPENFDAYIQTALKEVCAKAETIATRKASQNSIEILAKELPELVGGSADLTPSNLTSWSNSQSITRNGGGNYIHYGVREFGMGAVMNGLALHGGVRPFGATFLMFSEYERNAMRMAALMKINSVFVFTHDSIGLGEDGPTHQPIEQTATLRMIPNMAVWRPCDSVESLVAWAEAIKAPDHPSTLIFSRQNLKFLQRSEQQLNDIRRGGYVISEAQGDAKAVIIATGSEVELALDAQAALAKEGIAVRVVSMPSTNIFDLQDTAYRNSVLPAALPRVAVEAGLSQGWYKYVGLNGATVGIDRFGESAPAEVLFKEFGFTVENVVKVVKSVL, from the coding sequence ATGTCTCAACTGGCAAATGCAATACGCTTCCTCTCAGTCGATGCTGTTCAAAAAGCCAACTCCGGCCACCCTGGTGCGCCCATGGGTATGGCGGAAATGGCGGAAGTATTGTGGACGAAATTCCTGCGCCACAACCCCGCCAACCCCAAATTCTACAACCGCGACCGCTTCATCCTCTCCAACGGCCACGCGTCCATGCTGTTGTACAGCCTGCTGCACCTGACTGGCTACAACCTGAGCATTGAAGACTTGAAAAACTTCCGCCAACTGCACAGCAAAACCCCCGGCCACCCCGAATACGGCTACACCGACGGCGTGGAAACCACTACCGGCCCGTTGGGACAAGGCATTGCCAACGCGGTGGGTATGGCATTAGCCGAAAAAATCCTTGCCGCCGAATTTAATAAAGACGGTTTGAACATCGTCGATCACTACACCTACGTCTTCATGGGCGACGGCTGCATGATGGAAGGCGTATCGCACGAAGCCTGTTCGCTCGCCGGCACCTTGGGCTTGGGCAAACTGATTGTTTTGTATGATGACAACAATATTTCCATCGACGGCAAAGTGGACGGCTGGTTTACCGAAAACATCCCGCAACGCTTTGAAAGCTACGGCTGGCATGTCGTTCCCAATGTAAACGGCCACGACACCGCCGCCATTCAGACGGCTATTGAAGCCGCCCGCGCCGAAACCGGCAAACCGTCCCTCATCTGCTGCAAAACCTTAATCGGCAAAGGCAGCGCCAACAAAGAAGGCAGCCACAAAACCCATGGCGCACCTTTGGGTGCGGATGAAATCGAAGCCACGCGTAAACATTTGGGCTGGACTTACCCCGCATTTGAAATCCCGCAAGAAATCTATGCCGCATGGGATGCAAAAGAAAAAGGCGCGAAACTGGAAGCAGAATGGAACGAGCTGTTTGCGCAATACCAAGCCAAATATCCTGCCGAAGCCGCAGAATTCGTGCGCCGCATGGATAAAAAACTGCCGGAAAACTTCGATGCCTATATTCAGACGGCCTTGAAAGAAGTGTGCGCCAAAGCCGAAACCATCGCCACCCGCAAAGCCAGCCAAAACAGCATCGAAATCCTCGCTAAAGAGCTGCCCGAACTGGTGGGAGGTTCTGCCGACCTGACCCCGTCCAACCTCACAAGCTGGTCAAACAGCCAATCTATTACCCGTAACGGTGGCGGCAACTACATTCACTACGGTGTGCGCGAGTTCGGCATGGGTGCAGTGATGAACGGCCTTGCCCTGCATGGCGGTGTGCGTCCGTTCGGCGCGACTTTCCTGATGTTCAGCGAATACGAGCGCAACGCCATGCGTATGGCGGCACTGATGAAAATCAACTCCGTCTTCGTCTTCACCCACGACTCCATCGGCCTCGGCGAAGATGGTCCGACCCACCAGCCTATCGAGCAAACCGCCACCCTGCGTATGATTCCGAATATGGCGGTATGGCGTCCGTGCGACTCTGTAGAATCGCTGGTTGCCTGGGCAGAAGCCATCAAAGCCCCGGATCATCCGTCCACCCTGATTTTCAGCCGTCAAAATCTGAAATTCCTCCAACGCAGCGAACAGCAACTTAACGACATCCGCCGCGGTGGCTACGTCATCAGCGAGGCTCAGGGCGATGCCAAAGCCGTTATCATCGCCACCGGTTCCGAAGTCGAACTCGCATTGGATGCACAGGCCGCACTGGCTAAAGAAGGTATCGCCGTACGCGTCGTCTCCATGCCGTCCACCAATATCTTCGACCTGCAAGACACCGCCTACCGCAACAGCGTATTGCCCGCCGCCCTGCCGCGCGTTGCCGTGGAAGCCGGCCTGAGCCAAGGTTGGTACAAATACGTCGGACTGAACGGTGCAACCGTGGGCATCGACCGTTTCGGCGAATCCGCACCTGCCGAAGTATTGTTCAAGGAATTCGGCTTTACCGTCGAAAATGTCGTGAAAGTAGTGAAATCCGTTCTGTAA
- the ccoG gene encoding cytochrome c oxidase accessory protein CcoG, whose protein sequence is MSTETRSPQSETSKVKPKSSVIQIHPEGERIHPKKAEGRFAKLRIAAVLATQFVFYVIPWFNWNGRQAVIFNIPDRHFFIFGLSLGMGDLIYLALLLMICAFGLFWWTTIAGRLWCGYSCPQTVYTEIMLWIDNLVEGDRNKRLKLEKSPWNFTKIRIKATKALLILLFCAWTGITFAGWFVPIRQFVPDLFAGAAGGGAMFAAAFYGFMTFFFAHVMREKVCLHMCPYARFQSAMFDKDTLIISYDTERGEPRGARKKTANKEESGLGDCINCTMCVQVCPVGIDIRNGLQYQCIGCAACIDACDEIMDKMGYPRGLIRYTTEGALEHEYPESDIKKRLKRPRVAGYGAVLLVVIAAFLVGISTRKMVAVDILKDRGVMVRENSKGWLENAYNLRIINNSEREQIMTATVKGFDDISLTGLPPEGLKLPPRETITIPVQVSTIPEYADKGSHPIEFTFTYHESGSKQGNETVLKEESAFIGE, encoded by the coding sequence ATGTCGACTGAAACCCGATCGCCGCAATCCGAAACAAGTAAAGTGAAACCGAAATCCAGTGTTATCCAAATCCATCCCGAGGGCGAGCGCATCCATCCGAAAAAGGCGGAAGGGCGGTTCGCCAAATTGCGTATTGCCGCCGTATTGGCGACCCAGTTTGTATTTTATGTGATTCCGTGGTTTAACTGGAACGGCCGTCAGGCGGTCATTTTTAACATTCCTGACCGGCATTTCTTCATTTTCGGGCTGTCGCTGGGCATGGGCGACTTGATTTACCTTGCCCTGCTGCTGATGATTTGCGCTTTCGGGCTGTTTTGGTGGACGACGATTGCCGGACGTTTGTGGTGCGGCTATTCCTGCCCGCAGACGGTTTACACCGAAATCATGCTGTGGATCGACAACTTGGTCGAAGGCGACCGCAACAAACGGCTGAAGCTGGAAAAATCGCCGTGGAATTTCACTAAAATCCGCATCAAAGCCACCAAAGCCCTGCTGATTCTCCTTTTTTGCGCGTGGACGGGTATTACATTTGCCGGTTGGTTCGTTCCGATTCGCCAGTTCGTTCCCGACTTGTTTGCCGGGGCTGCGGGCGGCGGCGCAATGTTTGCCGCAGCGTTTTACGGCTTCATGACCTTCTTCTTTGCCCACGTCATGCGCGAGAAAGTGTGCCTGCATATGTGTCCGTATGCACGCTTCCAAAGTGCGATGTTCGACAAAGACACGCTGATTATTTCTTATGATACCGAACGCGGCGAACCGCGCGGTGCACGCAAGAAAACTGCTAACAAAGAAGAAAGCGGGTTGGGAGACTGCATTAACTGTACCATGTGCGTACAAGTTTGCCCCGTCGGTATCGACATTCGCAACGGTTTGCAATACCAATGTATCGGCTGTGCTGCCTGCATTGATGCTTGTGATGAAATCATGGATAAAATGGGCTATCCGCGCGGTCTGATACGCTATACGACCGAAGGTGCATTAGAGCATGAATATCCCGAAAGCGATATTAAAAAACGCCTGAAACGCCCGCGTGTGGCGGGATACGGCGCAGTTTTGTTGGTTGTGATCGCCGCATTTTTGGTCGGTATTTCCACCCGCAAAATGGTGGCAGTTGATATTTTGAAAGACCGCGGCGTGATGGTACGTGAAAATAGCAAAGGTTGGCTCGAAAACGCTTACAACCTGCGTATTATCAATAATAGTGAACGCGAACAAATCATGACGGCTACCGTAAAGGGATTTGATGACATTTCCTTAACCGGACTGCCGCCGGAAGGGCTGAAACTGCCACCACGTGAAACCATTACCATTCCGGTTCAGGTGTCTACTATTCCCGAATATGCTGACAAAGGCAGCCATCCGATAGAATTTACTTTTACTTATCATGAGTCAGGCAGTAAACAGGGCAATGAAACGGTATTGAAGGAAGAATCGGCGTTTATTGGAGAGTAA
- a CDS encoding FixH family protein: MSEQNKVKPWYKQAWPWILMAGPIFVVIASVSMFFVAKDNMTDLVTDDYYKDGKHIEIQLHRDEEAVKRKIRARLLVSPDYSAAKVFVSGDFDAKQPLNLLLMHPVKKTQDQTVRLQPVSDGQGKQTEYNAVFKPLPPTNHWYIRIEDVAGVWRVESKWIVSQGNSIDLTPMDKLLGNSGNAEAENGAVK, translated from the coding sequence ATGTCCGAACAAAATAAAGTGAAGCCGTGGTATAAACAGGCATGGCCTTGGATTTTAATGGCTGGGCCGATTTTTGTAGTAATCGCCAGTGTGTCGATGTTCTTTGTGGCTAAAGACAATATGACTGATTTGGTAACGGATGATTATTATAAGGACGGCAAACATATAGAAATTCAGCTTCATCGTGATGAAGAAGCTGTTAAACGGAAAATCCGTGCAAGATTACTGGTCAGCCCCGATTACAGTGCGGCCAAAGTTTTTGTTAGCGGTGATTTCGATGCCAAACAGCCGTTGAACTTGTTACTGATGCATCCTGTGAAGAAAACGCAAGATCAGACTGTGCGCTTGCAACCGGTTTCAGATGGTCAAGGAAAACAAACCGAATATAACGCTGTTTTTAAACCGCTGCCGCCGACCAACCATTGGTATATTCGTATTGAAGATGTTGCCGGTGTGTGGAGGGTGGAAAGTAAATGGATAGTCAGTCAGGGTAATTCCATAGATTTGACACCGATGGATAAATTGCTCGGTAATTCTGGAAACGCGGAAGCGGAAAACGGTGCGGTTAAGTAA
- the uvrC gene encoding excinuclease ABC subunit UvrC, which translates to MSQPQDFNLELFLKNLPNLPGVYRFFDEGGNVLYVGKAVNLKRRVSGYFQKNDHSPRIALMVKQVHHIETTITRSEAEALILENNFIKALSPKYNILFRDDKSYPYLMLSGHQYPQMAYYRGTLKKPNQYFGPYPNSNAVRDSIQVLQKVFMLRTCEDSVFEHRDRPCLLYQIKRCTAPCVGHISEEDYRDSVRQAATFLNGKTDELTRTLQHKMQTAAANLQFEEAARYRDQIQALGIMQSNQFIDSKNPNNPNDIDLLALAVSDGLVCVHWVSIRGGRHVGDKSFFPDTKNDPEPNGQDYAEAFVAQHYLGKSKPDIIISNFTVPDALKEALEGEHGKQMQFVTKTIGERKVWLKMAEQNAQMAIAQRRLQQSSQQHRIDELAKILNMNSDDLNRLECFDISHTQGEATIASCVVYDEQNIQPSQYRRYNITTAKPGDDYAAMREVLTRRYGKMQEAEANGETVKWPDVVLIDGGKGQIGIAVSVWEELGLHIPLVGIAKGPERKAGMEELILPFTGETFRLPPNSPALHLLQTVRDESHRFAITGHRKKRDKARVTSSLSDIPGVGSKRRQALLTRFGGLRGVVAASKEDLEQVEGISKALAEKIYEYLH; encoded by the coding sequence GTGTCGCAGCCGCAAGATTTCAATCTGGAATTGTTTTTAAAAAACCTGCCCAACCTGCCCGGCGTATACCGTTTTTTCGACGAAGGCGGCAACGTTTTATACGTCGGCAAAGCGGTCAATCTTAAGCGGCGCGTGTCCGGCTATTTCCAGAAAAACGACCATTCCCCGCGCATTGCATTGATGGTGAAACAGGTTCATCATATCGAAACCACCATCACCCGTTCCGAAGCCGAAGCCCTGATTCTCGAAAACAACTTCATCAAAGCCCTGTCGCCGAAATACAATATCCTTTTCCGCGACGACAAAAGCTATCCATATTTAATGCTGAGCGGACATCAATATCCGCAGATGGCGTATTACCGCGGCACGCTGAAAAAGCCGAACCAATACTTCGGCCCCTATCCCAACAGCAACGCCGTGCGCGACAGCATCCAAGTCCTGCAAAAAGTCTTCATGCTGCGCACCTGCGAAGACAGCGTGTTCGAACACCGCGACCGCCCTTGCCTGCTGTATCAAATCAAGCGCTGCACCGCGCCCTGCGTCGGACACATCAGCGAAGAAGACTACCGCGACAGCGTGCGTCAAGCCGCCACTTTCCTCAACGGTAAAACCGACGAACTGACCCGCACCCTGCAACACAAAATGCAGACCGCCGCCGCCAACCTGCAATTTGAGGAAGCAGCCCGTTACCGCGACCAAATCCAAGCACTCGGCATCATGCAGAGCAACCAGTTCATCGACAGCAAAAACCCGAACAACCCCAACGACATCGACCTGCTCGCGCTTGCCGTTTCAGACGGCCTCGTCTGCGTACACTGGGTCAGCATACGCGGCGGGCGGCACGTCGGCGACAAAAGCTTCTTCCCCGACACCAAAAACGACCCCGAACCAAACGGACAAGACTACGCCGAAGCCTTCGTCGCCCAACACTATCTGGGCAAAAGCAAACCCGACATCATCATCAGCAACTTCACCGTGCCCGACGCATTGAAAGAAGCCTTAGAGGGCGAACACGGCAAACAAATGCAGTTCGTGACCAAAACCATAGGCGAACGCAAAGTCTGGCTGAAAATGGCAGAACAAAACGCACAGATGGCGATTGCCCAACGCCGCCTGCAACAAAGCAGCCAGCAACACCGAATCGACGAGTTGGCAAAAATCCTGAACATGAATTCAGACGACCTCAACCGCCTCGAATGCTTCGACATCAGCCACACCCAAGGCGAAGCCACCATCGCCTCCTGTGTCGTGTACGACGAACAAAACATCCAACCCTCGCAATACCGCCGCTACAACATCACCACCGCCAAACCTGGCGACGACTACGCCGCCATGCGCGAAGTCCTCACCCGCCGCTACGGCAAAATGCAGGAAGCCGAAGCCAACGGCGAGACCGTCAAATGGCCCGATGTCGTATTAATTGACGGCGGCAAAGGACAAATCGGCATCGCCGTATCTGTATGGGAAGAACTCGGGCTGCATATCCCCTTGGTCGGCATCGCCAAAGGACCCGAACGCAAAGCCGGCATGGAAGAACTCATCCTCCCGTTCACCGGCGAAACCTTCCGCCTGCCGCCCAACAGCCCCGCCCTGCACCTCCTGCAAACCGTGCGCGACGAATCACACCGCTTCGCTATCACCGGCCACCGCAAAAAACGCGACAAAGCCCGCGTTACCTCGTCCCTCAGCGACATCCCCGGCGTAGGCAGCAAACGCCGCCAAGCCCTGCTCACCCGCTTCGGCGGCCTGCGCGGCGTCGTTGCCGCCAGCAAAGAAGATTTGGAACAAGTCGAAGGCATCAGCAAGGCATTGGCAGAAAAGATTTACGAGTATCTGCATTAA